A single region of the Bacillus cereus genome encodes:
- a CDS encoding site-2 protease family protein, with amino-acid sequence MKNNKKGLWGVIVAIGLFLLSKLKWIFAIFKLAKFSTVFSMFLSLGAYAVIYGWKFGVALVYLLFVHEMGHLWAARRKGIPTSPAIFIPFMGALIGMKEMPKNAKDEAYIAYMGPLFGLLSFLPAIPLYIITKEPFWALVILLGSMINFFNLIPVSPLDGGRIISVVSTKIWGAGLVLLLGYSIYFKSILGGFIFIIGCMELYRVVKRDGPIKELGYRIDGMKEYVARLEEELKETGAVHRNIYLMQHEINVLRQKEREKELKTGELQKIEVLEYLLPKFEPLDYVPYEDEKETHTIHIREAFEMSERKLQEWDTEKRQQENYYKVDTKTKWMVFACYIGLMAILGYTAYEGYIVLQEHLPRRNV; translated from the coding sequence ATGAAAAATAATAAAAAAGGATTATGGGGAGTTATCGTCGCAATAGGGTTGTTTTTACTATCAAAGTTAAAATGGATATTTGCGATTTTTAAGTTAGCAAAGTTTTCAACAGTATTTAGTATGTTCTTATCGCTTGGTGCATACGCAGTTATATATGGTTGGAAGTTTGGAGTAGCACTCGTTTATTTGTTGTTTGTTCATGAAATGGGGCATTTATGGGCAGCTAGAAGAAAAGGCATACCAACATCTCCAGCAATCTTCATACCATTTATGGGAGCTCTTATTGGGATGAAAGAGATGCCGAAAAATGCAAAAGATGAAGCTTACATTGCATATATGGGGCCTCTTTTCGGATTACTTTCATTTTTACCCGCAATCCCACTTTATATAATAACGAAAGAGCCGTTTTGGGCGCTTGTTATTTTACTTGGGAGTATGATTAATTTCTTTAACTTAATTCCAGTTTCTCCGTTAGATGGCGGGCGGATTATTTCAGTTGTAAGTACGAAAATTTGGGGAGCGGGGCTTGTTTTACTACTTGGATATTCTATTTACTTCAAAAGTATTTTGGGAGGTTTTATTTTTATTATCGGCTGTATGGAATTATATAGAGTAGTAAAGAGAGATGGGCCAATTAAGGAATTAGGATATAGAATTGATGGAATGAAAGAATATGTTGCAAGGCTTGAAGAGGAGTTAAAAGAAACTGGTGCAGTGCATCGAAATATATATTTGATGCAACATGAAATAAATGTATTAAGGCAAAAAGAAAGAGAGAAAGAATTAAAAACAGGAGAGCTTCAAAAGATTGAAGTGCTAGAGTATCTTTTACCAAAGTTTGAGCCGCTGGATTACGTCCCATATGAAGATGAAAAAGAAACACATACAATTCATATAAGAGAAGCATTTGAAATGTCGGAAAGAAAATTACAGGAATGGGATACAGAAAAGAGACAACAGGAAAACTATTATAAAGTGGATACGAAAACGAAATGGATGGTATTTGCTTGTTATATCGGATTAATGGCTATACTCGGTTACACAGCTTATGAAGGGTATATTGTTTTACAAGAACATTTGCCAAGGAGAAATGTATAG
- a CDS encoding DUF47 domain-containing protein: protein MVFKSKKDKFSEMLMNVSENLKEGAQFFVEYKIKNASDLKEFSMRMKEYESKGDSFIHEIIMELNKAFITPIEREDILQLAMSMDDVLDGLDHSAGLFEMYSITEADEYMIKFVEAINQCAIEIANSVELLSKKKLVDIRTNAIKIKDYESQCDDIRRHAIKHLFSREKDPIKIIQYKEIYEELEEVADSCQSVANVLETIIMKNA from the coding sequence ATGGTCTTTAAATCAAAAAAAGATAAATTTTCTGAAATGCTAATGAACGTTTCCGAAAATTTAAAAGAAGGCGCGCAGTTTTTCGTGGAGTATAAAATTAAAAATGCTAGCGATTTAAAAGAGTTTTCTATGCGCATGAAAGAGTATGAGTCGAAAGGTGACTCATTTATTCACGAAATCATTATGGAGCTAAACAAAGCGTTTATTACTCCTATTGAACGTGAAGACATCCTACAGCTTGCAATGAGTATGGATGATGTATTAGACGGATTAGATCACAGTGCTGGTCTATTCGAAATGTATTCTATTACAGAAGCTGATGAATACATGATTAAATTTGTTGAAGCAATTAATCAATGTGCGATTGAGATTGCAAATTCTGTTGAATTACTGTCTAAAAAGAAATTAGTCGACATTCGTACAAATGCGATTAAGATTAAGGATTACGAGTCACAATGTGACGATATTCGCCGTCACGCGATTAAACACTTATTCTCTCGTGAAAAAGATCCGATTAAAATTATTCAATATAAAGAGATTTACGAAGAGCTTGAAGAAGTAGCTGATAGCTGTCAAAGCGTTGCAAACGTATTAGAAACAATTATTATGAAGAACGCGTAA
- the hmpA gene encoding NO-inducible flavohemoprotein — protein MLSAKTIEIVKSTVPLLQEKGVEITTRFYQILFSEHPELLNIFNHTNQKKGRQQQALANAVYAAAMYIDNLEAIIPVVKQIGHKHRSLGIKAEHYPIVGTCLLRAIKEVAGAPDEVLNAWGEAYGVIADAFISIEADMYEEAAHKEGGWKDFRNFVIVKKVKESDVITSFYLKPEDGGKVSSFIPGQYVTIQINIEGETYTHNRQYSLSDAPGKEYYRISVKKEKGVDTPDGKVSNYLHDHVGEGDVLPVSAPAGDFVLNMESTLPVVLISGGVGITPMMSMLNTLIEQELKRNVCFVHAAINSNTHAMKEHVETVEKEYEQVKAYTCYSSPTERDVEMKNFDKEGFIEREWLQTIIPTTEAEFYFCGPVAFMKHINATLIDLGVKQENIHYEFFGPAASLQ, from the coding sequence ATGTTAAGTGCAAAAACAATTGAAATCGTAAAATCAACAGTACCGTTATTGCAGGAAAAAGGCGTTGAAATTACAACGAGATTTTATCAAATTTTATTTTCGGAACATCCGGAGTTATTGAATATTTTCAACCATACGAACCAGAAAAAGGGAAGACAACAACAAGCATTAGCAAATGCGGTTTATGCAGCTGCAATGTACATCGATAATTTAGAAGCTATTATTCCAGTTGTAAAGCAAATCGGTCATAAACATAGAAGTTTAGGTATTAAAGCAGAGCATTATCCAATAGTAGGTACATGCTTACTACGAGCGATTAAAGAGGTCGCAGGCGCACCTGATGAAGTTTTAAATGCATGGGGAGAAGCGTATGGCGTCATTGCTGATGCATTCATTAGCATTGAAGCGGATATGTATGAAGAGGCTGCACATAAAGAAGGTGGATGGAAAGATTTCCGCAACTTTGTGATTGTTAAAAAAGTGAAGGAAAGTGACGTTATTACATCATTTTATTTAAAACCTGAAGATGGTGGGAAAGTTTCTTCATTCATCCCAGGACAATATGTAACGATTCAAATAAATATTGAAGGTGAAACATATACGCATAATCGTCAATATAGCTTATCTGATGCTCCTGGAAAAGAATACTATCGCATTAGTGTAAAGAAAGAAAAAGGTGTAGATACACCAGATGGTAAAGTATCTAATTACTTACATGATCATGTAGGAGAAGGAGATGTCTTACCAGTAAGTGCACCAGCGGGAGATTTCGTGTTAAATATGGAGTCAACATTACCTGTTGTACTAATTAGTGGTGGAGTAGGTATTACACCGATGATGAGTATGTTAAATACGCTAATCGAACAAGAATTAAAGCGTAATGTATGCTTTGTTCATGCAGCGATAAATAGTAATACACATGCGATGAAAGAGCATGTTGAGACAGTAGAAAAAGAGTATGAACAAGTGAAAGCATATACTTGCTATTCTTCACCGACAGAGCGAGATGTGGAAATGAAGAATTTTGACAAAGAAGGATTCATTGAACGTGAATGGTTACAAACTATTATTCCAACAACTGAAGCAGAATTTTATTTCTGTGGCCCAGTAGCATTTATGAAGCATATAAATGCTACATTGATTGATTTGGGTGTTAAACAAGAGAACATTCATTATGAATTTTTCGGTCCCGCAGCAAGCTTACAATAG
- a CDS encoding inorganic phosphate transporter encodes MDTLLILTVLVVICALAFDFINGFHDTANAIATAVSTKALKPRHAIIMAAIMNFLGAMTFTGVAKTITKDIVDPFALQNGSLVILAALLAAIAWNLITWYYGIPSSSSHAIIGAIAGAAIAAAGFAALNFKGFIKIIEALIISPIIAFVIGYIVYSIFKVVFKNFNLTKTNKNFRIFQIFTAALQAYTHGTNDAQKAMGIITMALMANNYHTSDDIPFWVQLCCAIAMGLGTSVGGWKIIKTVGGQIMKIRPVNGVAADLSSSLVIFGATFIHLPVSTTHVISSSILGVGASHRVKGVKWGTAKRMLITWVITLPISASLAALFYSLLHLIF; translated from the coding sequence ATGGATACACTCTTGATACTGACCGTTTTAGTAGTCATTTGCGCTTTAGCTTTTGACTTTATCAATGGATTTCACGATACAGCAAACGCTATTGCAACGGCTGTTTCAACGAAAGCTCTAAAGCCTAGACATGCAATTATTATGGCAGCTATTATGAACTTTTTAGGTGCAATGACATTTACAGGTGTAGCAAAAACGATTACAAAAGATATCGTTGACCCATTTGCTTTGCAAAATGGTTCTCTTGTAATTTTAGCTGCTTTGCTTGCAGCAATAGCTTGGAACTTAATTACTTGGTACTACGGTATTCCAAGTAGTTCTTCGCATGCAATCATTGGTGCAATCGCAGGTGCAGCAATTGCTGCTGCTGGTTTTGCCGCTTTAAATTTCAAAGGGTTCATAAAAATTATTGAAGCTTTAATCATTTCACCGATTATCGCTTTCGTTATTGGTTATATCGTATACAGTATTTTTAAAGTAGTCTTTAAAAACTTTAACTTAACAAAAACGAATAAGAACTTCCGTATATTCCAGATTTTCACTGCAGCATTACAAGCTTATACACACGGTACGAATGATGCACAAAAAGCAATGGGAATCATCACGATGGCTCTTATGGCCAATAACTATCATACTTCTGACGACATTCCGTTCTGGGTACAATTATGTTGTGCAATCGCAATGGGACTTGGTACTTCTGTCGGTGGATGGAAAATTATTAAAACTGTCGGTGGACAAATTATGAAAATTCGTCCTGTAAATGGTGTAGCTGCCGATTTATCATCATCACTTGTTATTTTCGGTGCAACATTCATTCACTTACCGGTTAGTACTACGCACGTTATCTCTTCTTCTATTTTAGGGGTTGGTGCTTCTCATCGTGTGAAAGGTGTAAAATGGGGAACTGCAAAACGTATGTTAATTACATGGGTTATTACACTTCCAATTTCAGCTTCTTTAGCTGCGTTATTTTACTCCTTATTACACTTAATCTTTTAA
- a CDS encoding Crp/Fnr family transcriptional regulator produces MILHKGDVLFRQGEDGPLYFIKKGLLKVIRLEANGTPFLFNIIVPGETIPHHSLISPKEYHGTAIALMKTEVEPIISNEWYDQLQANPASYENIAMQLQSKLRMMQQRIDQLTTVSPKERLHRLQEWFTLYLGDIPIYEILTQTEIGQLIGVRRETVNRLLREQAKNEVK; encoded by the coding sequence TTGATTCTACATAAGGGAGATGTATTATTCCGTCAAGGTGAGGACGGTCCATTATATTTTATAAAAAAAGGTTTATTAAAAGTTATTCGGTTAGAAGCAAACGGAACACCATTTTTATTTAATATTATCGTTCCTGGTGAAACGATACCTCACCATTCTTTAATTTCACCGAAGGAATATCACGGTACAGCTATCGCTTTAATGAAAACAGAAGTTGAGCCTATAATTAGCAATGAATGGTACGATCAACTCCAGGCAAATCCTGCATCTTATGAAAATATCGCTATGCAATTGCAATCGAAATTAAGAATGATGCAACAGCGTATCGATCAATTGACAACTGTTTCTCCTAAAGAGCGCCTTCATCGTTTACAAGAGTGGTTCACCTTATATTTAGGTGACATCCCTATTTATGAAATATTAACACAAACTGAAATTGGTCAGCTCATAGGTGTACGCCGCGAAACAGTAAATCGCTTATTAAGAGAACAAGCAAAAAACGAGGTAAAATAA
- a CDS encoding DUF3992 domain-containing protein: MTIYGQSFLLTLNIVSVIIILLTVHTKGRECMLVQTIFGMDETKKLGNYVNALQALCEQYDIETDRIAIIEATEEYYLFLVKQEDCYDVVKVETVDTNIDYYTKAYKVSSFNHTSYQM; the protein is encoded by the coding sequence TTGACTATATATGGTCAAAGCTTTTTGTTGACGCTTAACATTGTAAGCGTTATCATTATATTGTTAACAGTACATACAAAGGGGAGAGAGTGTATGTTAGTTCAAACGATATTTGGAATGGATGAAACGAAAAAATTAGGTAACTATGTGAATGCGTTGCAAGCACTTTGTGAACAATATGATATTGAAACAGATCGTATCGCAATTATCGAGGCGACAGAAGAATATTATTTATTTCTAGTAAAGCAAGAAGATTGCTATGATGTTGTAAAAGTAGAAACAGTGGATACGAATATTGATTACTATACGAAAGCTTATAAAGTGAGTAGCTTTAATCATACTTCTTATCAAATGTAA
- the liaF gene encoding cell wall-active antibiotics response protein LiaF — MKKHFSKTQLMGMLLIIFGFGLFLDMILGHFEPGGLIFAFIMIMFGRHYRKKNRYVRGNVFLFVGGIVFLFFLFSSAAFVLVVFACLALIGYQLIQQGHQQKAMKVEIKEKGYIDEEKQIYRTEPYIKNMFVGNVRMMDHIYELEDINVQYGACDVEIDLTTAMIPEGETVIVIRGVVGNIRLYVPYDIELSLNHSVIVGRVLLPGHEETGFNRNVTFRTEQYKEAPRRIKIISSLVVGDTEVRKV, encoded by the coding sequence ATGAAGAAGCACTTTTCAAAAACACAATTAATGGGGATGCTCCTCATCATATTTGGATTCGGTCTTTTTCTTGATATGATACTCGGACATTTTGAACCAGGTGGTCTAATTTTTGCATTTATTATGATTATGTTTGGAAGGCATTACCGAAAGAAAAATCGTTATGTAAGAGGGAATGTATTTTTATTTGTCGGTGGTATTGTATTCTTATTCTTCTTATTTTCATCAGCAGCATTCGTACTTGTTGTATTTGCTTGTTTAGCTTTAATTGGTTATCAACTTATTCAACAAGGACATCAGCAAAAAGCAATGAAAGTTGAAATTAAAGAAAAGGGATATATAGATGAAGAAAAACAAATATATCGTACAGAACCGTATATAAAAAATATGTTCGTAGGTAATGTACGAATGATGGATCATATTTATGAACTTGAGGATATTAATGTCCAATATGGTGCTTGTGATGTCGAGATTGATTTAACAACTGCGATGATTCCAGAGGGAGAAACGGTAATTGTTATTCGGGGAGTCGTTGGTAATATTCGTTTATATGTGCCATATGATATCGAACTGTCTTTAAATCATTCTGTTATTGTTGGGCGAGTGCTCTTGCCGGGACACGAAGAAACAGGATTTAACCGTAATGTTACGTTTAGAACAGAACAGTATAAAGAAGCTCCTCGCCGTATAAAAATTATTTCTTCGCTTGTCGTAGGCGATACGGAAGTGAGGAAAGTATAA
- a CDS encoding class I SAM-dependent methyltransferase, with protein MSINFHDANNRYTYASRNAHISWQETINNIVDVQNKQVIDIGCGGGIYTKELALMGAKSVVGLDFSKEILQAAKENCNGFPNISFIHGDAHNIPYPNETFDLIISRAVIHHLQNIPIFIREASRILKKGGILILQDRTIEDCTIPGSPEHIRGYFFSVFPKLIEIESKRRPKTTTIQQELQQYSLQASPIQTQWEVRKTHNSVEALLQDLSPRTGRSILYELTDHELSQLLLHIQTALQNVSPIIERDRWTIWSAMKL; from the coding sequence ATGTCCATTAATTTTCATGATGCAAATAATAGGTATACGTATGCAAGTCGTAACGCACATATTTCATGGCAGGAAACAATAAACAATATTGTAGATGTGCAAAATAAACAAGTAATTGATATAGGTTGTGGTGGCGGCATTTATACGAAAGAACTTGCTCTTATGGGAGCCAAAAGTGTTGTTGGGCTTGATTTTTCAAAAGAAATATTACAAGCTGCAAAAGAAAACTGTAACGGCTTCCCAAACATTTCATTCATTCACGGTGATGCGCACAACATTCCATACCCTAACGAAACATTCGACCTTATCATTTCGCGTGCCGTCATTCACCACTTACAAAATATCCCTATTTTTATACGAGAGGCTTCTCGCATATTAAAAAAAGGCGGTATACTGATTTTACAAGACCGAACTATTGAAGATTGTACAATTCCAGGAAGCCCTGAACACATTCGTGGATACTTTTTCTCTGTATTTCCAAAACTCATTGAAATAGAATCAAAAAGAAGACCAAAAACCACTACTATACAGCAAGAATTACAACAATATTCTCTTCAAGCGTCCCCCATACAAACACAATGGGAAGTACGAAAAACACATAATTCTGTAGAAGCATTGCTACAAGACCTATCTCCCCGAACCGGACGATCCATTCTATATGAATTAACAGATCATGAACTTTCTCAACTTCTACTTCATATCCAAACAGCATTACAAAACGTCTCTCCTATTATCGAAAGAGATCGTTGGACCATTTGGAGCGCCATGAAATTGTAA
- a CDS encoding sulfite exporter TauE/SafE family protein, with amino-acid sequence MEYIMLLFIGLIAGTVGSLVGLGGGIIIVPLLIGLHSLSPQLAVGTSMVTVVFTGLSSTLTYMKHKRVDYKSGLILFIGSGPGGIIGSWANKFLNQDTFSLYFGIFLIFVSILLMLRDKLQPLSLSNMTVIKRSFTDKEGNTVDYQFPPFLAIFIAFIVGFISGLFGIGGGALLVPAMMLLFAFPAHIAVATSMFIVFLSAIVSSATHISLGNVSWIYALILIPGAWIGGKIGAYINTKLSGNAVINLLRITLIILGTRLIITSFL; translated from the coding sequence TTGGAATACATCATGTTACTTTTCATCGGATTAATCGCTGGGACAGTCGGGAGCCTAGTAGGGCTTGGGGGCGGAATTATTATCGTTCCGTTATTAATTGGATTACACAGTTTATCACCACAGCTCGCAGTAGGAACTTCTATGGTAACAGTCGTTTTTACAGGGCTGTCTTCTACCCTTACATACATGAAACATAAACGGGTAGATTATAAAAGTGGACTTATTTTATTTATCGGGAGTGGCCCTGGTGGTATTATCGGGTCATGGGCAAACAAATTTTTAAACCAAGATACGTTTTCTTTATACTTTGGGATTTTTCTTATATTCGTCTCCATTCTTCTTATGCTACGAGACAAATTACAACCTCTTTCCCTATCAAATATGACTGTAATTAAACGATCTTTTACAGATAAAGAAGGAAATACTGTAGACTATCAATTCCCACCATTTCTCGCTATCTTTATTGCCTTTATAGTTGGATTTATATCCGGATTATTCGGGATCGGTGGTGGCGCCTTACTTGTGCCAGCGATGATGCTCCTTTTTGCGTTCCCAGCACACATTGCTGTAGCAACTTCGATGTTTATCGTATTTTTATCAGCAATTGTAAGTTCTGCAACTCACATCTCCCTTGGAAATGTTAGCTGGATCTATGCATTAATTTTGATTCCTGGTGCATGGATTGGTGGAAAAATCGGGGCTTATATTAACACAAAATTAAGCGGTAATGCCGTAATTAATTTATTACGTATCACATTAATTATTCTTGGAACTAGATTAATCATTACTTCATTTTTATAA
- a CDS encoding response regulator → MIKVLLVDDHEMVRMGVSAYLSTQPDIEVVGEAENGRKGSELALQLRPDIILMDLVMDEMDGVEATRAIIQEWPEAKIVVVTSFLDDEKLYPVIEAGATSYLLKTSRASDIADAVRATYDGETVLEPKVTGKMMSRMRQKKEQPLHEELTERESEILLLIAEGKSNQEIADELFIALKTVKTHVSNILNKLNVSDRTQAVIYAFRHQLTK, encoded by the coding sequence ATGATAAAAGTATTACTAGTTGATGACCATGAAATGGTTCGAATGGGTGTATCAGCATATTTATCAACACAGCCAGATATTGAAGTAGTTGGAGAAGCTGAAAATGGAAGAAAAGGTTCAGAGTTAGCACTGCAATTAAGACCGGATATTATTTTGATGGATCTTGTCATGGATGAGATGGACGGTGTTGAAGCAACACGTGCTATTATTCAGGAATGGCCAGAAGCGAAAATTGTGGTTGTAACGAGCTTTTTAGATGATGAGAAGTTGTATCCTGTTATTGAGGCGGGGGCGACAAGTTATTTATTAAAAACATCAAGAGCGAGTGATATAGCAGACGCTGTACGAGCTACTTATGATGGAGAAACGGTATTAGAGCCAAAAGTTACTGGCAAAATGATGTCTCGTATGCGTCAGAAGAAAGAACAACCTTTGCATGAGGAGTTAACAGAAAGAGAGTCTGAAATTTTGTTATTAATTGCAGAGGGGAAAAGTAATCAAGAGATTGCAGATGAGTTGTTTATTGCCCTCAAAACAGTAAAGACACATGTGAGTAATATATTAAATAAGCTAAATGTAAGTGACAGGACACAGGCGGTTATTTATGCGTTTAGACATCAATTGACGAAATAA
- the brnQ3 gene encoding branched-chain amino acid transport system II carrier protein BrnQ3, which yields MNTVSKKHVFFTGLMLFSLFFGAGNLIFPPMLGQNAGENFWPAMIGFLLTGVGLPLLTVIAISLSGNGMQQLASHVHPLFGIFFTVVVYIAIGPSMGIPRVANVAYEMGVSSFLPETIRSSSLVLFLYTVIFFSIVFWLSLNPSKLVDRIGSVLTPILLLSIFLLFVKSVFTPLGQSGPAMQEYQTSPIFKGFMEGYLTMDTISALAFGIIVVNAIRSKGVSDRKSIAIATAKAGLIAATGLVLVYGALGWLGTTSASLGYAKNGGQLLTVIVQQLFGPYGLILLSLIVTLACLTTCVGLVSACSQYFSTLLTKFSYKMLASVICLLGLLVANLGLTKIIAISVPILLVVYPVAIVLVLLSLLHKYFGGYRSVYVCALIGTAIVSVFDGLKQGNIPVSFITSYFEFIPLYNEGIGWLVPALVGAIIGFAIAKLSGAKTVPLTDNSPESKAS from the coding sequence ATGAACACTGTATCAAAAAAACATGTTTTTTTCACAGGCCTTATGCTATTTTCTTTATTTTTTGGGGCAGGAAATTTAATTTTCCCTCCAATGCTTGGACAAAATGCTGGTGAAAACTTTTGGCCAGCGATGATTGGCTTTTTACTAACAGGAGTTGGTTTACCGTTACTTACTGTTATCGCTATTTCTTTATCAGGAAATGGAATGCAGCAACTTGCAAGTCATGTTCACCCATTATTCGGAATTTTCTTTACAGTAGTTGTATACATTGCAATTGGTCCATCTATGGGCATTCCACGTGTTGCTAATGTCGCTTATGAAATGGGAGTTAGTTCTTTCTTACCAGAAACCATTCGCTCTAGCAGCCTAGTGCTATTTTTATACACAGTCATCTTCTTTTCTATCGTATTTTGGCTTAGTTTAAACCCTTCTAAGCTCGTCGATCGTATCGGAAGTGTATTAACACCTATTTTATTACTCTCTATTTTTTTATTATTCGTTAAGAGTGTATTTACACCCCTCGGGCAATCTGGACCAGCCATGCAAGAGTATCAAACTTCTCCAATTTTCAAAGGTTTTATGGAAGGATACTTAACGATGGATACCATTTCAGCACTTGCATTTGGGATTATCGTTGTAAATGCAATTCGCTCAAAAGGTGTGAGTGATCGTAAATCAATTGCCATCGCAACAGCAAAAGCAGGACTTATTGCCGCTACTGGTCTCGTACTTGTATATGGTGCACTTGGCTGGCTCGGTACAACTAGTGCCTCTCTCGGATACGCAAAAAATGGGGGACAGCTACTTACCGTTATCGTACAACAATTATTCGGTCCATATGGTCTAATTCTATTATCTCTTATCGTTACACTCGCTTGCTTAACAACATGCGTTGGACTTGTATCTGCATGCAGTCAATACTTCTCAACATTATTGACAAAATTTTCATACAAAATGTTAGCAAGTGTCATTTGCTTGTTAGGATTATTAGTTGCCAACTTAGGTTTAACAAAAATTATCGCAATCTCTGTTCCTATTTTACTTGTTGTATATCCAGTTGCAATTGTACTCGTGTTATTATCATTACTTCATAAATATTTCGGTGGCTATCGATCTGTTTATGTATGTGCTTTAATCGGAACAGCGATTGTGAGCGTTTTTGACGGATTAAAACAAGGGAATATTCCTGTTTCATTTATCACATCTTATTTTGAGTTTATTCCATTGTATAATGAAGGAATTGGCTGGTTAGTACCAGCATTAGTTGGGGCTATTATCGGTTTTGCTATCGCAAAATTAAGTGGTGCAAAAACTGTACCATTAACGGATAATTCACCTGAATCAAAAGCATCATAA
- a CDS encoding sensor histidine kinase: protein MKKQKNISWMYIRYSMLSSVSIALICTIVYVWKSEQQVYDLLWKESIASVPIGLFIMSTSLLIGGIVGYAIGYYIEQRIQGLNTFLFEVERGNFPSDVSFTADDEFHEVERKVIVLARRLEEQAGLFQKVTNERAHWNEEMRQEAISQERHRLARELHDSVSQQLFAMSMMMSAINEQVAEIPGTTKKQLQLVENMVVNAQSEMRALLLHLRPVQLEGKKLTEGIEELLTELSRKQHMKIEWLIEPIQLKKGVEDHLFRIVQEALSNTLRHAKAKKTEVRLRKIDQYAILKIIDDGVGFKVGVNKAGSYGLRSMQERVHEIGGTLKVLSFPNKGTQIEVKVPIMIERGGES from the coding sequence ATGAAAAAACAAAAGAATATTTCGTGGATGTATATTCGTTATTCTATGTTGTCCTCTGTGAGTATCGCACTTATTTGTACAATTGTATATGTATGGAAAAGCGAACAACAAGTTTATGATTTACTATGGAAAGAATCCATTGCTTCTGTTCCAATTGGCTTGTTTATTATGAGTACTAGTCTTCTTATCGGAGGAATTGTAGGGTATGCAATCGGTTATTATATAGAGCAGCGTATACAAGGATTAAATACTTTTCTATTTGAAGTAGAACGAGGGAATTTTCCGAGTGATGTTTCGTTTACTGCGGATGATGAATTTCATGAAGTGGAACGAAAAGTAATCGTTCTGGCTCGTCGATTAGAGGAGCAAGCTGGGCTATTTCAAAAAGTAACAAATGAACGAGCCCATTGGAATGAAGAGATGAGACAAGAAGCGATTTCTCAAGAAAGGCATCGATTAGCGAGAGAGCTGCATGATTCTGTAAGTCAGCAGCTTTTTGCAATGTCGATGATGATGTCAGCTATTAATGAACAAGTAGCTGAAATTCCAGGCACGACGAAAAAACAGTTGCAGCTTGTTGAGAATATGGTTGTAAATGCACAATCAGAAATGAGAGCATTGCTCCTTCATTTACGCCCAGTGCAGTTAGAAGGTAAGAAACTAACAGAGGGTATAGAAGAATTATTAACAGAACTGTCTAGAAAGCAACATATGAAAATTGAATGGTTAATTGAACCAATTCAATTAAAAAAAGGTGTAGAAGATCATTTATTCCGTATTGTACAAGAGGCGTTGTCTAATACTTTACGGCATGCGAAGGCAAAGAAAACCGAAGTACGCCTACGTAAAATTGATCAATATGCGATTTTGAAAATTATTGATGATGGTGTTGGTTTTAAAGTTGGGGTTAATAAGGCAGGTTCATACGGCTTAAGATCAATGCAAGAGCGAGTTCATGAAATTGGTGGTACATTAAAAGTGCTTAGTTTTCCAAATAAAGGTACGCAAATAGAAGTGAAAGTACCGATTATGATTGAGAGAGGGGGAGAGTCATGA